One Aegilops tauschii subsp. strangulata cultivar AL8/78 chromosome 2, Aet v6.0, whole genome shotgun sequence genomic window, GCATGGCCTGCAGTGGTCCAACAGCCCTGAGGCGACGTCCATGGTGCTCGCCGCCTGCCCTCGCTGCTTCATCTACGTCATGCTCCCCCAGGATGACCCTCGGTGCCCCCAGTGCAAGAGCCCCGTGCTCCTTGACTTCCTGCAGGACAATagcaacaataacaacaacaacaacagcaacagcaggAAGAG contains:
- the LOC109753173 gene encoding protein GL2-INTERACTING REPRESSOR 1, producing MSRSNRKSSSKGLDLKLNLSLPARGDSSNRAMADEESSPSSCLSSENEHGLQWSNSPEATSMVLAACPRCFIYVMLPQDDPRCPQCKSPVLLDFLQDNSNNNNNNNSNSRKSRRG